Proteins encoded by one window of Emticicia oligotrophica DSM 17448:
- a CDS encoding cold-shock protein, which produces MSTGTVKFFNETKGFGFIKVSGSNQEIFVHVSELKDQIRQDDEVVFNIQEGKRGLNAVNVKLA; this is translated from the coding sequence ATGTCTACTGGAACAGTAAAGTTTTTCAATGAAACCAAAGGATTTGGTTTTATCAAAGTGAGCGGGTCTAATCAAGAAATCTTCGTTCACGTATCAGAATTAAAGGATCAAATCCGTCAAGATGATGAAGTAGTTTTCAACATCCAAGAAGGAAAAAGAGGCTTAAATGCGGTAAACGTGAAATTGGCTTAA
- a CDS encoding B12-binding domain-containing radical SAM protein has translation MTKTVFAITPPFTQLNTPYPATAYIKGFLNTKNISCFQADLGIEVILALFSKKGLTALFDHLNTSNNTQWSENAQRIIALEEDYIQTVDAVIGFLQGKNPTLANQICQDSFLPEASRFAQLEDLEWAFGSMGMQDKAKHLATLYLEDLSDLISECVDPYFGFSRYAERLGRSANSFDELYGILQEKYSYIDKILIEILAERMAKIQPKLLLISVPFPGNLYSAFRVGQWVKKNFPNTKVAMGGGFANTELRSLSDARVFEFFDFISLDDGEAPLEEIINTLSANTLSDALLKRTFILEEGKVVYKNNSLLKDYKQSEVGTPDYSDLLLDKYISVIEIVNPMHRMWSDGRWNKLTMAHGCYWGKCTFCDISLDYIKIYEPVAAKLLCDRMEQLIEQTGENGFHFVDEAAPPALMRALALEILRRKLTVTWWTNIRFEKSFSRDLCQLLKASGCIAVSGGLEVASDRLLDLIQKGVTVAQVAQVTRNFTEAGIMVHAYLMYGFPTQTAQETIDSLEMVRQMFEIGTLQSGFWHQFAMTAHSPVGMYPEKFAAVRDNYEIGSFANNDLTFADPKGADHEAFSYGLKKSLLNYMHGMCFDYPLQEWFDFKVPRTKIPKNYIENALLEDEGSFLMKPNTKVVWLGKKPSVSYANTTKKGQTYQTATLTFHDKKETFSLKLNEAQGEWLVEILEKISTKSPKVYTFQEIKDLYEKAGFEDFELFWYNKPVNLLRDYGLLGL, from the coding sequence TTGACTAAAACAGTATTTGCCATAACGCCCCCTTTTACGCAACTGAATACGCCGTATCCAGCCACTGCTTACATCAAAGGATTTTTAAACACGAAAAATATTTCATGCTTCCAAGCCGATTTAGGTATTGAAGTAATTTTAGCTTTATTTTCTAAAAAAGGTCTGACTGCCCTTTTTGACCACTTAAACACTTCTAATAACACACAATGGAGTGAAAATGCTCAAAGGATAATAGCCTTAGAAGAAGATTATATTCAGACCGTAGATGCAGTTATTGGTTTTTTGCAAGGAAAAAATCCAACTTTAGCTAATCAGATTTGTCAAGATAGTTTTTTGCCCGAAGCTTCTCGATTCGCTCAACTCGAAGACCTTGAATGGGCGTTTGGTTCGATGGGAATGCAAGATAAAGCCAAGCATTTAGCGACACTCTATCTCGAAGACTTATCTGACTTAATCAGTGAATGTGTTGACCCGTATTTCGGCTTTAGTCGCTACGCCGAACGCTTAGGGCGTTCTGCTAATAGTTTTGATGAATTATATGGAATTTTACAAGAAAAATACAGCTATATTGATAAAATTTTAATCGAAATTCTTGCCGAAAGAATGGCTAAAATTCAACCGAAATTACTTCTTATTTCGGTGCCATTTCCAGGAAACCTTTATAGTGCTTTTCGAGTAGGGCAGTGGGTAAAGAAAAATTTTCCTAATACAAAAGTTGCCATGGGAGGAGGCTTTGCCAATACAGAACTACGCTCATTATCAGATGCTAGAGTATTTGAGTTCTTTGATTTTATTTCACTTGATGATGGTGAAGCCCCATTGGAAGAAATAATCAATACTCTTTCTGCTAACACGCTCTCAGATGCTTTATTAAAGAGAACTTTTATTCTCGAAGAAGGAAAAGTAGTTTATAAAAATAATTCATTATTGAAGGATTATAAACAATCAGAAGTAGGAACCCCCGATTACAGTGATTTACTTTTAGATAAATACATTTCGGTCATTGAAATTGTTAATCCAATGCACCGAATGTGGAGCGATGGCCGCTGGAATAAGCTTACTATGGCACATGGTTGTTATTGGGGGAAATGTACATTCTGTGATATTTCTCTTGATTACATAAAAATCTACGAACCCGTAGCCGCCAAACTTTTATGTGACCGAATGGAGCAACTTATTGAGCAAACTGGCGAAAATGGGTTTCATTTTGTTGATGAAGCTGCTCCTCCTGCTCTGATGCGTGCTCTAGCTTTGGAAATACTTCGCAGGAAACTTACAGTAACGTGGTGGACTAATATTAGGTTTGAAAAGAGTTTTAGTAGAGATTTATGCCAACTTTTGAAGGCATCTGGTTGTATTGCAGTATCGGGAGGTTTGGAGGTTGCTTCCGACCGTTTGCTTGATTTAATTCAAAAAGGGGTTACGGTAGCACAGGTAGCACAGGTTACTCGCAATTTCACGGAAGCAGGCATTATGGTTCATGCCTATTTGATGTATGGTTTCCCTACACAAACCGCTCAAGAAACTATTGATTCGCTCGAAATGGTTCGCCAAATGTTTGAAATAGGTACTCTACAATCGGGTTTTTGGCATCAATTTGCTATGACAGCCCATAGCCCAGTGGGAATGTATCCTGAAAAGTTTGCCGCCGTAAGAGATAATTATGAGATAGGTTCGTTTGCGAATAATGACCTTACCTTTGCTGACCCCAAAGGTGCTGACCACGAGGCATTTAGCTATGGATTGAAGAAATCATTGCTCAATTATATGCACGGTATGTGCTTCGATTATCCTTTACAAGAGTGGTTTGATTTTAAGGTTCCTCGAACTAAAATTCCTAAAAATTATATCGAAAACGCTCTTTTGGAAGATGAAGGAAGCTTTCTGATGAAACCCAATACGAAAGTAGTTTGGTTAGGAAAAAAGCCTTCGGTGAGTTATGCAAACACTACAAAGAAAGGTCAGACTTATCAGACAGCTACTTTAACTTTTCATGATAAAAAAGAAACTTTTAGCTTAAAGCTTAATGAAGCTCAAGGCGAATGGTTAGTAGAAATCTTAGAAAAAATATCTACTAAAAGTCCGAAAGTATATACATTTCAAGAAATCAAAGATTTATACGAAAAAGCAGGCTTTGAAGATTTTGAGCTTTTTTGGTACAATAAACCCGTTAACCTACTTCGTGATTATGGACTTTTAGGTTTGTAG
- a CDS encoding trypsin-like peptidase domain-containing protein has protein sequence MFVDAIEEVGRFTRPIHFITRNYNDTVVTPGAATMFFVNEFACAVTCKHVIDLIGNRTYINQRYANFRRERDALVRNHHYQKHIRGLENKYDFGTETIAELSERFIDCTADPTLRFRWINHPKYDLSIIIFEQFQRPLYQSYAHFVKDSSILKQGKSLCRLGYPFPEFTNFKYDPEADEISWTNTGIIGTPRFPIDGMLTRHLVENGELYGVELSTPGLRGQSGGPLFDRNGLVCGMQSKTNALHLGFDMHNVSHNVNGKVVKVNNQPFLHVGHCIHVDIIKSFLAQNGVKFYEA, from the coding sequence ATGTTTGTTGATGCCATTGAAGAAGTTGGACGATTTACTCGCCCTATTCATTTTATTACTCGAAACTATAACGACACGGTAGTAACACCTGGTGCTGCAACTATGTTTTTTGTGAACGAATTTGCATGTGCTGTCACTTGTAAACATGTTATAGACTTAATCGGGAATAGAACTTATATTAATCAACGATACGCAAATTTTCGTCGTGAACGAGATGCCCTCGTGCGAAATCATCATTACCAAAAACATATCAGAGGACTTGAGAACAAATATGATTTTGGTACAGAAACCATTGCTGAATTAAGTGAAAGATTTATCGACTGTACGGCCGACCCTACCCTACGCTTTCGCTGGATAAATCACCCAAAATATGATTTATCAATTATTATTTTCGAACAATTTCAACGACCACTTTACCAATCTTATGCTCATTTTGTAAAAGATAGTTCGATACTTAAACAAGGAAAATCTTTATGCCGTTTAGGTTATCCATTTCCAGAATTTACGAACTTTAAATATGACCCAGAAGCTGATGAAATTTCGTGGACAAATACAGGAATCATCGGTACGCCTCGCTTCCCAATTGACGGAATGCTTACAAGACATTTGGTAGAAAATGGCGAATTATATGGCGTTGAATTGAGTACACCTGGCTTACGTGGACAAAGCGGTGGGCCATTGTTTGACCGAAACGGACTTGTTTGTGGCATGCAAAGTAAGACAAACGCACTGCATTTGGGTTTTGATATGCACAATGTTTCACACAATGTGAATGGTAAGGTGGTGAAAGTAAATAATCAACCATTTTTACACGTCGGCCACTGCATCCATGTCGATATCATCAAATCATTTTTAGCACAAAACGGAGTCAAGTTCTATGAGGCTTAA
- a CDS encoding Crp/Fnr family transcriptional regulator, with amino-acid sequence MIRYNQVLLHCISEIAKTDKRISEKEIKANEKLVLQNEEVNHVYIIKEGIAKCFITENNGKDYILEFFGIGEIIGELEILNSSKSLSNVEAISSLSLYKISKQTFLEILKFNWNFNQLILQTLATRLAQTASRASYQQNYPLEYSILKLIYLFSNQPFKLNKKDLSDYLGITTRSLNRTLLALQQKGILEGDSLNLVIDQSEIAKILNSFEK; translated from the coding sequence ATGATTCGCTACAACCAAGTATTACTTCATTGTATTTCAGAAATAGCCAAAACCGATAAAAGGATTTCTGAGAAAGAAATTAAAGCAAACGAGAAGCTTGTTTTACAAAATGAAGAAGTAAATCATGTTTATATCATCAAAGAAGGCATTGCCAAATGTTTCATTACTGAAAATAATGGCAAAGATTATATTCTTGAATTTTTTGGTATTGGAGAAATCATCGGTGAATTAGAAATACTTAATTCGAGCAAAAGTTTATCGAATGTAGAAGCCATCAGTTCACTCTCACTTTATAAGATTTCGAAGCAAACATTTTTGGAAATACTTAAATTTAATTGGAATTTTAACCAATTAATTCTACAAACTTTAGCCACAAGATTGGCTCAAACAGCCAGTAGAGCATCCTATCAACAAAACTATCCTTTAGAATATTCTATCCTAAAACTCATTTATTTGTTCTCAAATCAACCATTCAAACTCAATAAAAAAGACTTATCCGATTATTTGGGTATCACAACGAGAAGTTTGAATAGAACGTTATTAGCTCTTCAGCAAAAAGGAATTTTAGAGGGCGATTCTCTGAATTTAGTTATTGATCAAAGCGAAATTGCCAAAATACTGAACTCTTTTGAGAAATAG
- a CDS encoding glycoside hydrolase family 97 protein has translation MQRSLFLILLISFFSYVSIAQSWEITSPNGKIKATVERNESNGELQYFVKYLESSSWQTIIENSKLGVSRFDQSFYKDLDYESSSNVIIDENYSVSIGKQLQLRNYANELTLNFVHSSNKKLQVIFRAYNEGIAFRYRFPEQSSDTYFVAEENTTIQIPVNNSKMWIQGYDNFRPVYEKLYQNGISLNQTFNQFNGLAFPALFQTTNAWVLVTEADLDEKFYAAHLNSYYGNGTFSIAAPSSDDGNNSPFYASSTLPWAMPWRVIIIGKQINQVVESNLVSHVSKPSEIHNVSWIKPGIATWSWWSDLSSPTNFDKLKSFVDLASQLNLPYSLIDANWNLMGNGGNINDLVSYANSKNVKLWLWYNSGGPSNDYSEQPRDLMHAQVTRRQEFARIHELGIKGVKIDYIQSDKQELIKLYIDILKDAADYELMVNFHGNVVPKGWSRTYPNLVAMEAVKGSEAYIFDGGFLPNAPQHHTILPFTRNVIGPMDYTPTIIGWGRGVGHLTTDVHEIALLNTFESGLTHLVDKVDSYTNLPVLAQTIISNLPTVWDETRLIDGFPGTHVVMARRKGENWYISGINGENQLRSISLSLSFVNTGDYIMQLLSDGVTPRDIHTSETNYQVQSNQSTNISMQPFGGFMMVLKRAACQSNYNLTNIVSSTIKYEALESIIANNMIVQPANVIYDAAKSIVLQPGFQVQYGSIFKAYIDGCGNQ, from the coding sequence ATGCAACGTAGTCTCTTCTTGATACTTTTGATATCATTTTTCTCATACGTGTCTATTGCTCAAAGTTGGGAAATAACATCTCCTAATGGAAAAATTAAGGCAACTGTTGAACGTAACGAAAGTAATGGAGAGCTTCAATACTTTGTCAAATATTTAGAATCTTCAAGTTGGCAAACAATTATTGAAAATTCTAAATTAGGAGTTTCCCGTTTTGACCAATCTTTTTATAAGGACTTGGACTATGAAAGTTCAAGTAATGTTATTATTGATGAAAATTATTCAGTATCTATTGGTAAACAATTACAGCTCCGTAATTATGCCAACGAGCTAACATTGAATTTTGTACATAGTAGTAACAAAAAATTGCAAGTAATTTTTAGAGCTTATAATGAAGGAATTGCGTTTCGTTATCGATTCCCCGAACAATCTAGTGATACATATTTCGTAGCAGAAGAGAATACTACTATCCAGATTCCCGTAAATAATAGTAAGATGTGGATTCAAGGGTATGATAATTTCAGACCCGTTTATGAAAAACTTTACCAGAATGGTATAAGTCTTAATCAAACCTTTAACCAATTTAATGGACTTGCATTCCCTGCTCTTTTTCAAACGACCAACGCTTGGGTATTAGTTACTGAGGCTGATTTAGATGAAAAGTTTTATGCAGCACATTTGAACTCATACTATGGGAATGGTACTTTTTCGATTGCTGCCCCAAGTTCAGATGATGGAAATAACTCTCCTTTTTACGCCAGTTCTACACTACCATGGGCAATGCCATGGCGGGTAATTATTATTGGCAAACAAATCAATCAAGTTGTTGAGTCTAATCTTGTTTCACACGTTAGTAAACCATCTGAGATTCATAATGTTTCATGGATAAAACCTGGTATTGCTACATGGAGTTGGTGGTCAGATCTTAGTAGTCCTACAAATTTTGATAAACTTAAATCTTTCGTTGATTTAGCTTCGCAACTAAACCTTCCTTATTCTTTGATAGATGCTAACTGGAATCTAATGGGAAATGGTGGGAATATAAACGACCTCGTCTCTTATGCTAATAGTAAAAATGTAAAACTTTGGTTATGGTATAATTCGGGCGGTCCTTCCAATGATTACAGCGAACAACCACGAGACTTAATGCACGCTCAAGTAACACGACGACAAGAATTTGCTCGTATTCATGAACTCGGTATCAAGGGTGTAAAAATCGACTATATTCAAAGTGATAAACAAGAATTAATAAAGCTATATATTGATATTTTGAAAGATGCCGCAGACTACGAATTAATGGTAAATTTTCATGGAAATGTTGTTCCTAAAGGTTGGTCTCGTACGTATCCCAATTTAGTTGCAATGGAGGCAGTTAAAGGCTCAGAGGCATATATTTTTGACGGTGGTTTTTTGCCTAATGCACCACAGCATCATACAATTTTACCATTTACAAGAAATGTAATCGGTCCGATGGATTATACTCCCACTATTATTGGTTGGGGACGAGGTGTAGGGCACCTCACAACCGATGTGCATGAAATTGCATTATTGAATACCTTTGAATCGGGGCTAACACACTTGGTAGATAAAGTTGATAGTTATACAAATCTTCCAGTATTGGCTCAAACAATTATTAGTAATCTACCCACCGTATGGGATGAAACTCGTTTGATAGATGGATTTCCAGGTACACACGTTGTGATGGCTCGAAGAAAAGGAGAGAATTGGTATATTTCGGGCATTAATGGAGAAAATCAATTAAGGAGTATTTCTTTATCGCTATCATTTGTAAATACTGGTGATTATATCATGCAGTTATTAAGCGATGGCGTAACGCCACGGGATATTCATACCTCTGAAACAAATTATCAAGTGCAAAGTAATCAATCTACAAACATAAGTATGCAGCCCTTTGGAGGTTTTATGATGGTTTTGAAAAGAGCTGCCTGTCAATCTAATTATAACCTAACAAATATCGTAAGTTCTACTATTAAATATGAAGCATTGGAGTCCATCATAGCAAATAATATGATTGTTCAACCTGCAAATGTCATTTACGATGCTGCAAAATCTATTGTCTTGCAACCTGGTTTTCAAGTTCAGTACGGAAGCATTTTTAAAGCTTATATAGATGGTTGTGGGAATCAGTAA
- a CDS encoding ABC transporter ATP-binding protein — translation MAEIQKNETSPSGKIFDWEVLKRLFQFIKPYNAKFYSLVLSIMLGAALAPALPLLIRKTIDGPVSAGDYTGLAQMMAAMIGLLVVQSLIQFTNTYLAGWLGQNIIRDIRVQLYHKILHLRLKFFDDTPIGRLVTRTISDIETLADVFSDGIAAIAGDILQLILIISVMFYTDWKLSLISLSTIPFMLISTYIFKEKVKKSFNEVRNAVANLNSFVQEHITGMSIVQIFNSEKIEYEKFYKINTKHRDENIKSIMYYSVYYPVAEVIAALGTGLVVWFGAKQILNAEVTYGTVTAFIMFINIFFRPIRMIADRMNTLQMGIVSTDRILKLLDSDDYTANDGSKKANLKGAVEFKNVWFAYNDENYVLKDISFKVNQGETVAFVGATGAGKSSIINLLSRFYEINKGQILIDETDVKDYELRSLREQIGVVLQDVFLFSDTIENNITLGDSSISREKIVEAAKLVGVHDFIMQLPNDYDYNVQERGSTLSVGQRQLISFVRAMVHDPKVIVLDEATSSVDTETEELIQNAIDKLMRGRTSIVIAHRLSTIQKANKIIVLDKGQIMEEGNHEELLKLDGFYANLYNMQYKEMFA, via the coding sequence GTGGCAGAAATACAAAAAAACGAAACTTCACCTTCAGGAAAAATCTTCGATTGGGAAGTTTTGAAGCGACTATTCCAATTTATCAAACCATATAATGCTAAGTTTTACAGCTTAGTATTAAGCATTATGCTTGGTGCAGCATTAGCACCCGCTCTTCCACTATTAATTCGTAAAACTATAGATGGCCCCGTTTCTGCTGGTGATTATACGGGTCTTGCCCAAATGATGGCCGCCATGATTGGCCTTTTAGTGGTGCAATCGCTCATACAGTTTACCAATACATATTTAGCGGGGTGGTTGGGTCAGAATATTATTCGTGATATTCGCGTGCAGCTTTACCACAAAATTTTGCATCTGCGTTTAAAATTCTTTGATGATACGCCCATTGGTAGATTAGTTACTCGTACAATTTCTGATATTGAAACTTTAGCTGATGTTTTCAGCGATGGAATTGCCGCTATTGCTGGTGATATTCTTCAGCTCATTCTCATCATTTCAGTGATGTTCTATACTGATTGGAAACTTTCGTTGATTAGTCTTTCCACTATTCCTTTCATGCTCATAAGTACATATATTTTCAAGGAAAAAGTAAAGAAATCGTTTAATGAAGTTCGAAATGCTGTGGCGAATCTGAATTCTTTTGTACAAGAACACATTACTGGAATGAGCATCGTGCAGATTTTTAATTCTGAAAAAATTGAGTACGAAAAGTTTTATAAAATCAATACAAAACACCGTGATGAAAACATCAAATCAATTATGTATTATTCGGTGTATTACCCTGTAGCAGAGGTAATTGCTGCTCTTGGAACAGGTTTAGTTGTTTGGTTTGGAGCGAAGCAAATTTTGAATGCAGAAGTTACTTACGGTACGGTAACAGCATTTATTATGTTTATTAATATTTTCTTCCGTCCGATTAGAATGATTGCTGATAGAATGAATACCTTACAAATGGGTATTGTGAGTACAGATAGAATCTTGAAATTATTGGATAGTGATGATTATACAGCGAATGATGGCTCAAAAAAGGCCAATCTGAAAGGGGCAGTTGAGTTTAAGAATGTTTGGTTTGCCTATAATGATGAAAACTACGTACTAAAAGATATTTCATTTAAAGTCAATCAAGGTGAAACGGTGGCATTCGTAGGGGCTACAGGAGCAGGAAAATCTTCGATAATTAATTTACTTTCAAGGTTTTATGAGATAAATAAGGGCCAAATTCTTATTGATGAAACTGATGTGAAAGATTATGAATTACGTAGCCTTCGAGAACAAATTGGCGTTGTATTACAAGATGTTTTCTTATTCTCTGATACAATTGAAAATAATATAACATTAGGCGATAGTAGTATTTCAAGAGAAAAAATTGTTGAAGCTGCCAAACTTGTTGGGGTGCATGACTTTATCATGCAATTGCCAAACGATTACGATTATAATGTACAAGAGCGTGGTTCGACACTTTCAGTTGGACAACGTCAGTTGATTTCCTTTGTACGTGCTATGGTACATGACCCTAAAGTGATTGTACTCGACGAAGCTACTTCATCAGTAGATACTGAAACGGAGGAACTCATTCAAAATGCAATTGACAAACTTATGCGTGGGCGAACTTCTATTGTCATTGCTCACCGATTAAGTACAATTCAAAAAGCCAATAAAATTATTGTGCTTGATAAAGGACAAATTATGGAAGAGGGTAACCACGAAGAATTGTTAAAACTCGATGGGTTTTATGCCAACTTGTATAATATGCAGTATAAAGAGATGTTTGCTTAG
- a CDS encoding VF530 family protein, whose protein sequence is MGNEQPNNPLHGITLERILKELRDYYGWDQMAYHININCFSNNPSLSSSLRFLRKTDWARKKVEKLYLRMIEEQNR, encoded by the coding sequence ATGGGAAATGAACAACCCAATAATCCTTTACACGGGATTACACTTGAACGAATTTTGAAGGAATTACGCGATTATTACGGCTGGGACCAAATGGCCTATCATATCAATATCAACTGTTTTTCGAATAATCCTTCGTTGAGTTCGAGTCTTCGCTTTCTACGAAAAACCGATTGGGCAAGAAAAAAAGTCGAAAAACTGTATTTGCGAATGATTGAAGAACAGAATAGATAA
- a CDS encoding RNA recognition motif domain-containing protein yields the protein MDIFVGSLPFKLKEKDLKDLFEKYGEVTSVKIVKSQVTRQNKGFGFVDMPNEEEVRKAIFELNGFEIMGRNLEVSLSEKKDKSKPAKKPKLNSQGNLFVKESSFKPFRGFDKKGKR from the coding sequence ATGGATATTTTTGTAGGTAGCTTACCTTTTAAGCTGAAAGAAAAAGACTTAAAAGACCTTTTTGAGAAATATGGAGAAGTAACTTCAGTAAAAATTGTTAAAAGTCAAGTTACTCGCCAAAACAAAGGCTTTGGTTTTGTGGATATGCCTAATGAAGAAGAAGTGCGAAAAGCTATCTTCGAATTGAATGGTTTTGAAATTATGGGGCGAAATTTAGAAGTTAGTTTGTCGGAAAAGAAAGATAAATCAAAGCCAGCCAAAAAACCTAAGCTCAACTCTCAGGGCAATTTATTTGTAAAAGAAAGTAGTTTTAAACCTTTCAGAGGGTTTGATAAAAAAGGTAAACGATGA
- a CDS encoding DEAD/DEAH box helicase: protein MKFDDYSISNELKRNIASLGFKRPTDIQFKSIPPILRGEDVLAIAQTGTGKTAAFAIPIISILQEMKHSPRYKEGVKCIVLEPTRELALQITQVFQKMAKGTKVETLCLFGGVEQAPQVEKIEKGVDILIATPGRMFDLIYQKHLKITGVEILVLDEADHMLDLGFIKDIHDVKKFLPKFHQTLFFSATINEQIKKIAYSLVRNPIRIQISPKDPVSKNITHSVAFVEMDDKRFFLERVVNENPESKILVFVRTKVRAERVKAAMQRVGIESETIHGDKEQENRLEVLDKFRNSEVKILIATDVTARGIDIADVDYVVNYDLPDVPENYVHRVGRTGRGMKKGLAVSFCSTEEKPILQEIENFMGKSIRVLELDSKEYSETIDFSKDTTNYDLKALLKEAEALEEMRKKNKKKK, encoded by the coding sequence ATGAAATTCGACGATTATAGTATTTCTAACGAACTTAAACGAAATATCGCATCGCTGGGTTTTAAACGTCCAACCGATATTCAGTTTAAATCAATTCCACCGATTCTTCGTGGCGAAGATGTTTTGGCCATCGCCCAAACTGGAACGGGCAAAACCGCCGCCTTTGCTATCCCAATTATCAGTATTTTGCAAGAAATGAAGCATTCACCCCGATACAAAGAAGGGGTAAAATGTATCGTCCTCGAGCCTACGCGTGAGTTAGCTTTACAGATAACGCAAGTTTTCCAAAAAATGGCCAAAGGTACTAAAGTAGAAACCCTTTGCTTATTTGGAGGAGTTGAGCAAGCACCACAAGTAGAAAAAATAGAAAAAGGGGTAGATATTCTGATTGCAACGCCCGGTCGTATGTTTGATTTGATTTACCAAAAACATCTAAAAATTACAGGTGTAGAAATTTTAGTCCTTGATGAAGCTGACCACATGCTCGATTTAGGATTTATCAAAGATATACATGATGTAAAGAAATTTTTACCTAAGTTTCATCAAACGCTCTTCTTTTCGGCTACAATCAATGAACAAATCAAGAAGATTGCTTATTCTTTGGTAAGAAATCCGATTCGTATTCAAATTTCTCCAAAAGACCCAGTTTCAAAGAATATTACGCACTCGGTAGCTTTTGTTGAAATGGATGATAAACGCTTTTTCTTGGAGCGAGTAGTAAACGAAAATCCAGAAAGCAAAATTTTGGTTTTTGTACGTACGAAAGTTAGAGCCGAGCGTGTAAAAGCCGCAATGCAACGGGTAGGGATAGAAAGCGAAACCATTCACGGAGATAAAGAACAAGAAAATCGGTTAGAAGTTTTAGATAAATTCAGAAATAGTGAAGTCAAAATTCTGATTGCAACCGATGTAACTGCCCGTGGAATTGATATTGCTGATGTTGACTATGTAGTGAATTATGACTTGCCCGATGTACCCGAAAATTATGTGCACCGCGTAGGCCGAACTGGTCGAGGCATGAAAAAAGGTTTGGCAGTATCTTTTTGTTCGACAGAAGAAAAACCAATTTTGCAGGAAATTGAAAACTTTATGGGTAAATCTATCAGAGTTTTAGAACTTGATTCAAAAGAATATTCTGAAACCATTGATTTCTCAAAAGATACAACTAATTATGATTTGAAAGCATTATTGAAAGAAGCAGAAGCTCTGGAAGAAATGCGGAAGAAAAACAAAAAAAAGAAATAA